A stretch of Imperialibacter roseus DNA encodes these proteins:
- a CDS encoding ABC transporter permease, with translation MSKRSHISPRIDRPPRWATRFLEWYCKPSLYEDLQGDLLEYFGRNVAAKGLTYARLIYIIDVLKFFRLYTVQKPQIFKGMNQFILLSNYFKTSVRSMARNKLFSTINVVGLAISMSVGLLMIAFLTDIYSFDTFHEKYDRIYRVGNTYQRLEEDESKFASTSIQAANRIKSDVPGIEEMVLITRNFRGDAAYNSKVIAIEGLYAQESFFSVFSFKLKQGDAATVLKEPYSVVLDETTAKKLFDDKDPVGELIKLNDKDSYTVTGVMEDMPGNSHLRAPVVASYSTYEIKEKENEESTRLTRWNNMWSNYIYIVVRPDQDMEALQASLNQISEDENKVDEHTTINMWLQPLAAIVPGEDLSNQIGPSLELKIVWIIVALSFVVLVSACFNYTNLSIARSLRRSKEVGIRKTVGASAGNVFTQFILEAVVISGLSLLFAFVLYYLILRPRFLELGEEIGEMVTLHPSALTFLYFGLLAVIAGLFAGFFPSLFLSRISVHKVLKDVSSLKLFGNIAFRKVLIVFQYTLSLAFIIGATMAYKQYDFAVNFDLGYETENILNIDLLGNDVEKVRTALSEIPEITAMSASTLVTSVGSYWGTKAKYKDPLDSTNIHYNGIDENYIPIHGLEIIAGRNFIPQSDSSAESQIIVNEKLLKRFNIGEPLDAIGETLKVDDKDVKIVGVVKDFHYGKIDSPIKEFAYRYHADQYYVINALISSADIPGTMEKIESKWDELDAIHPFEAEFYDDRIQKSYDEYLIMVKIIGFLAFLAISIASLGLLGMVVFTTETRLKEISIRKVLGATERNLVLLLGKGFITLLIVATAIAVPATWYFFNQIVFNDLAYKATFGFLELFGGVLVVFGIAALAVGSQTVRAARTNPADTLRNE, from the coding sequence ATGAGTAAACGTTCCCACATATCACCCCGTATCGACAGACCGCCCCGCTGGGCCACCCGGTTCCTGGAATGGTACTGCAAGCCTTCGCTTTACGAGGATCTGCAGGGAGACCTGCTGGAGTACTTCGGGCGGAATGTAGCTGCGAAAGGGCTGACCTACGCCAGGCTCATTTACATCATCGACGTGCTCAAATTCTTCAGACTATACACAGTGCAAAAACCTCAAATATTTAAAGGAATGAATCAGTTTATCTTACTATCCAACTACTTCAAAACCTCGGTCCGTAGCATGGCCAGGAATAAGCTTTTCAGCACCATCAATGTGGTGGGACTGGCCATCAGTATGTCAGTCGGGCTGCTCATGATTGCCTTCCTCACCGACATTTACTCATTCGACACTTTCCATGAAAAGTACGATCGCATTTACCGGGTGGGTAACACATACCAGCGACTGGAGGAGGACGAAAGCAAATTCGCTTCCACCTCTATTCAGGCAGCCAATCGTATCAAAAGTGATGTGCCGGGTATTGAGGAGATGGTGCTGATAACGAGAAACTTCCGTGGAGACGCAGCTTACAACAGTAAAGTCATTGCGATAGAGGGGCTTTATGCGCAGGAATCTTTCTTTTCTGTGTTTTCCTTTAAGCTGAAACAAGGTGATGCAGCCACCGTGCTTAAAGAACCGTATTCCGTAGTGCTGGATGAGACCACGGCAAAAAAGCTTTTCGATGACAAAGACCCGGTTGGAGAGCTGATCAAGCTCAACGACAAGGATAGCTACACTGTTACCGGAGTGATGGAGGATATGCCTGGAAATTCACATTTGAGGGCACCGGTAGTGGCGTCTTACTCTACTTATGAAATTAAAGAAAAGGAAAACGAAGAGTCGACCAGGCTCACTCGCTGGAACAACATGTGGTCTAACTACATTTACATTGTTGTCAGACCTGATCAGGACATGGAGGCTTTGCAGGCCAGTCTGAATCAGATTAGCGAAGATGAGAATAAAGTTGACGAGCACACGACTATCAACATGTGGCTACAACCTCTGGCTGCTATCGTGCCAGGAGAAGATCTAAGCAACCAGATCGGACCCAGCTTGGAATTGAAAATTGTCTGGATCATCGTAGCGCTCTCTTTCGTGGTGCTCGTTTCAGCTTGTTTTAACTATACCAATTTGTCCATTGCCCGCTCGCTCAGGAGGTCAAAAGAAGTGGGTATTCGAAAAACTGTCGGCGCCTCTGCAGGAAATGTCTTCACTCAGTTTATCCTGGAGGCTGTAGTCATCTCTGGCTTGTCTCTGCTTTTCGCTTTTGTGCTGTATTATCTTATTCTCCGGCCGAGGTTTTTGGAACTGGGTGAGGAAATCGGGGAGATGGTCACACTCCATCCTTCAGCGTTGACATTCTTATATTTTGGCTTGCTGGCAGTCATCGCAGGTCTTTTTGCAGGGTTCTTCCCGTCGCTTTTCCTGTCACGGATCAGCGTGCACAAAGTACTAAAGGATGTTTCGTCCCTGAAACTATTCGGCAACATCGCTTTTCGTAAGGTGCTGATTGTTTTTCAGTACACGCTGTCTCTTGCTTTTATTATAGGTGCTACCATGGCCTACAAGCAATACGACTTCGCAGTCAACTTCGACCTTGGCTACGAGACGGAAAATATTCTTAATATCGATTTGCTGGGCAATGATGTCGAGAAAGTAAGAACCGCTTTGTCTGAAATTCCAGAAATCACCGCCATGTCGGCTTCAACGCTTGTCACAAGTGTGGGGAGCTATTGGGGCACTAAGGCCAAATACAAGGACCCGCTGGACTCCACCAATATACATTACAATGGCATTGACGAAAACTACATTCCTATTCACGGGTTGGAGATCATTGCAGGCCGAAATTTCATTCCGCAGTCGGATAGTTCGGCGGAGAGCCAGATCATCGTGAATGAAAAGCTTCTTAAGCGATTCAATATTGGAGAGCCATTGGATGCCATTGGGGAGACGCTGAAGGTGGATGACAAGGACGTTAAGATAGTGGGTGTGGTAAAGGATTTTCACTACGGTAAAATAGATTCCCCTATAAAGGAATTTGCTTATCGTTATCATGCAGACCAGTACTACGTCATTAATGCTTTGATATCATCGGCCGACATTCCTGGCACAATGGAGAAAATTGAAAGTAAATGGGATGAACTGGACGCCATCCATCCTTTCGAGGCGGAGTTTTACGACGACAGGATTCAGAAGTCGTACGATGAGTACCTGATCATGGTGAAGATTATCGGGTTTCTTGCATTTTTGGCCATTTCCATCGCCTCACTGGGCTTACTAGGAATGGTGGTGTTTACGACAGAAACCAGGCTGAAAGAAATAAGTATCCGTAAAGTGCTGGGCGCAACAGAGCGAAACCTTGTGTTGCTGCTGGGCAAAGGATTCATAACACTCCTTATTGTAGCTACTGCCATCGCAGTGCCTGCTACCTGGTATTTTTTCAATCAAATAGTGTTTAACGACCTGGCCTACAAAGCGACCTTTGGCTTTCTGGAACTGTTTGGAGGTGTTCTGGTGGTTTTTGGCATTGCTGCGCTCGCTGTGGGCTCTCAAACTGTGAGAGCTGCCCGGACGAACCCGGCGGACACACTGCGGAACGAGTAG
- a CDS encoding response regulator transcription factor produces MWSNTMTTIPTKICIVEDNFVIKEGYKILIDSISKYHVVNTYTSCEEALDNIESDAPDVVLMDLELPGMSGIEGIGRIKKKLPKANIIVVSLHTDKESVFQSFNAGAAGFMAKAVSYSDLLDGIDEVLQGGAPLSKEISRMVIESFQRNTDSPLSRRETEVLEKLAEGKSYSQIADELFVHRETIKTHIKNIYIKLGVKSKANAIEIGRHNKYI; encoded by the coding sequence ATGTGGTCAAACACTATGACAACCATTCCTACCAAGATTTGTATCGTTGAAGATAACTTTGTTATCAAAGAAGGCTACAAGATTCTGATCGACAGTATTTCTAAATACCATGTCGTGAATACATATACTTCTTGTGAAGAGGCCCTGGATAATATCGAAAGCGACGCACCAGATGTAGTATTGATGGACCTGGAACTGCCGGGCATGAGCGGCATTGAAGGCATTGGGCGCATTAAGAAGAAGCTTCCGAAGGCCAATATAATAGTGGTTTCGCTGCATACGGACAAAGAATCAGTTTTCCAGTCGTTCAATGCAGGTGCAGCTGGCTTCATGGCAAAGGCTGTTAGCTACAGCGATCTTCTTGACGGTATTGACGAAGTGCTACAGGGAGGCGCCCCTCTTTCCAAAGAAATATCACGCATGGTTATCGAATCTTTTCAACGCAACACAGACTCGCCGCTTTCCAGGAGAGAAACAGAGGTGCTGGAGAAACTGGCAGAGGGAAAGAGCTATTCCCAGATCGCTGATGAATTATTTGTTCACAGAGAAACCATCAAGACGCACATCAAAAATATCTACATAAAGCTGGGCGTAAAATCAAAAGCCAACGCCATTGAGATTGGCCGCCACAACAAGTACATCTAA